In Raphanus sativus cultivar WK10039 unplaced genomic scaffold, ASM80110v3 Scaffold4118, whole genome shotgun sequence, a single window of DNA contains:
- the LOC130507165 gene encoding uncharacterized protein LOC130507165, whose translation MEHLAVHLPYEALLRGPVHYGWMYQYERAMKYLKGKAKNLAKVEGSIIAGSLTEETSHFTSYYFASKVRTRKRAPRRYDDGGVAPTYAVAGVPDIFSQIGRLGGKSKEVWWSSEEDAHSAHTYILLNCEDPLIRYFESIFVSQVEETFPGISTTDVDKRKDQHFIKWLKNQVDFDDDADYPKWLHEVIQSPHVKVQQIRAFHLSFTSISS comes from the exons atggagcatctagctgtccacctcccatatgaggcattgcttcgtggacctgtacattacggatggatgtatcagtatgagcgagccatgaaatatttgaagggaaaagcaaagaaccttgcaaaggttgaaggttctataattgctggaagtttgacggaagaaacttctcacttcacatcgtactactttgcgtcaaaagtacgtactcggaaaagagctccaaggagatatgatgatggtggtgtcgcgccaacatacgcagttgctggtgttccagacatctttagccagattgggcgactgggtgggaaatcaaaagaggtttggtggtcgagtgaagaagacgctcatagtgcacacacctatattctactcaattgtgaggatccattgattcgttattttgaaag catatttgtttcacaagtcgaagaaacattccctggtatatccacaactgacgtagacaaaaggaaagatcaacactttataaagtggttgaagaatcag gttgattttgacgacgatgcagattatcctaagtggttacacgaagtaattcaatctccacatgtaaag gtacaacaaattcgagcctttcatcttagcttcacaagcatatcaagttag